The following are encoded in a window of Thunnus albacares chromosome 17, fThuAlb1.1, whole genome shotgun sequence genomic DNA:
- the si:rp71-81e14.2 gene encoding uncharacterized protein si:rp71-81e14.2 — protein MSSDSWKTVTVSMSAICLKLITVFCLSCTAQSDAALGATENSGVIWKNVEEHVTIQCKCPKSGHDSLTLKKGLNEEFEVLVRVNDKDTINKQFSDRLQVNGAMPNVSILIKNLTSNDTGPYWCVYKMFDAGSTKTEITKGLGSVLLVVTDSNKPTCEEADKNLIVGSVVITAAVLLCIILSLFVWLIHKSKSKKPRRVPTNDVYEDMRGTLRR, from the exons ATGTCAAGTGATTCTTGGAAGACAGTCACTGTCAGCATGTCTGCTATCTGTTTAAAGCTTATAACCGTCTTTTGTCTCTCCTGCACAGCCCAAAGTGATGCAG CACTGGGAGCGACAG AGAACAGTGGAGTGATATGGAAAAATGTTGAAGAACACGTCACTATCCAGTGCAAATGTCCTAAATCAGGCCATGATAGCCTGACTTTGAAGAAGGGTCTCAATGAGGAGTTCGAAGTTTTGGTCAGAGTCAATGACAAAGATACCATTAACAAACAATTCAGTGACAGACTTCAAGTGAACGGAGCAATGCCCAACGTGAGCATTCTCATCAAGAACCTGACCTCGAATGACACAGGGCCATACTGGTGTGTGTACAAAATGTTTGACGCGGGGTCCACTAAAACCGAAATCACGAAAGGCTTAGGGTCTGTGCTCCTGGTGGTGACAG ACAGCAACAAGCCGACGTGTGAAGAAGCGGATAAGAATCTGATCGTGGGGTCCGTTGTGATCACTGCCGCTGTGCTGCTCTGCATCATCTTGTCCCTCTTTGTATGGCTCATCCACAAG AGCAAGTCCAAGAAACCAAGGCGCGTCCCCACCAATGATGTTTATGAGGATATGCGTGGAACACTCAGGCGCTGA